In Nocardioides sp. JQ2195, a genomic segment contains:
- a CDS encoding DEAD/DEAH box helicase, translated as MGINLGTWTGAHDADTLYDAFSGWAVERNLPLYPHQDEAVIELFSGNNVILATPTGSGKSMVALAAHFAALNRDQVSFYTAPIKALVSEKFFALCEIFGADNVGMLTGDASVNSDAPIIACTAEVLANIALREGASADVGLVVMDEFHFYSEPDRGWAWQVPLLTLPQAQFLLMSATLGDVSPFIADLDRRTGRETVLVDDAERPVPLSFGWAMTPLAETLEELVSTRQVPAYVVHFTQKDAIEHANQLLSPGSLGNKLVSREEKDAIADRLGAFKFGAGFGRTLSKLVRNGIGVHHAGMLPKYRRLVEQLAQDGLLKVICGTDTLGVGINVPIRTVLFTGLAKFDGTRQRTLRIREFQQIAGRAGRAGYDTAGYVVVQAPEHVIENEKAKAKAAAKNAAMSEAKLARKKSKAQLKKAPEGSVVWTEETFDRLVGGQPEALVSRMRVDNSMLLNVVARETDAFSVMRDLLRDNHEDPRNQVRLVRRALRLARSLVHSGVLTRLEEPDELGRRFVLTTSLADDFALNQPLAHFALAALDVLDPEDPEHLLNLVSVVEAVLEGPRQILFAQQKAARGEAVAEMKADGIEYEERMALLDEITWPQPLAELLEATYEIYRQSHPWLPEDGLAPKAIVREMYEQGMSFTDFVGRYQLARSEGLVLRYLTDAYRTLRHTVPETHRTPELEELIEWLGETIRQTDSSLLDEWEALTDPDLVARAAAGEPPPPPRPLSMQERPFRVMIRNAMFRRVELCARDDLDGLMRMERATADLFDPAREIGMTRSAWDEALEEYFDEHDSIATDGDARGPDLLRITPGTDPELGRVWEARQTIHDPEGHHDWVIEAVVDLDASDELGQAIVTSRAMRRL; from the coding sequence ATGGGGATCAACCTGGGCACCTGGACGGGTGCTCACGACGCCGACACGTTGTACGACGCGTTCTCCGGCTGGGCGGTCGAGCGGAACCTGCCGCTCTACCCGCACCAGGACGAGGCGGTCATCGAGCTCTTCTCGGGCAACAACGTCATCCTCGCCACCCCCACGGGGTCCGGCAAGTCGATGGTGGCCCTGGCTGCGCACTTCGCCGCGCTCAATCGCGACCAGGTGAGCTTCTACACCGCGCCGATCAAGGCGCTGGTCAGCGAGAAGTTCTTCGCGTTGTGCGAGATCTTCGGGGCCGACAACGTCGGCATGCTCACCGGTGACGCGTCGGTCAACTCCGACGCACCGATCATCGCCTGCACGGCAGAGGTGCTGGCCAACATCGCCCTGCGTGAAGGGGCCAGCGCCGACGTGGGACTGGTCGTGATGGACGAGTTCCACTTCTACTCCGAGCCCGACCGTGGCTGGGCCTGGCAGGTCCCCCTGCTGACGCTGCCGCAGGCACAGTTCCTGCTGATGTCGGCGACGTTGGGCGACGTCTCGCCGTTCATCGCCGACCTGGATCGCCGCACCGGCCGGGAGACCGTGCTCGTCGACGACGCCGAGCGCCCGGTGCCGCTGAGCTTCGGCTGGGCGATGACCCCGCTGGCCGAGACGCTCGAGGAGCTGGTCAGCACCCGCCAGGTGCCGGCGTACGTCGTGCACTTCACCCAGAAGGACGCGATCGAGCACGCCAACCAGTTGCTCTCCCCGGGCTCGCTCGGCAACAAGCTGGTCAGCCGCGAGGAGAAGGACGCCATCGCCGACCGCCTCGGCGCGTTCAAGTTCGGCGCCGGTTTCGGGAGGACCCTGTCGAAGCTGGTGCGCAACGGCATCGGGGTGCACCACGCGGGGATGCTGCCGAAGTATCGTCGCCTCGTCGAGCAGCTCGCCCAGGACGGGCTGCTCAAGGTCATCTGCGGCACCGACACCCTCGGGGTCGGCATCAACGTCCCCATCCGCACGGTGCTGTTCACCGGGCTCGCCAAGTTCGACGGCACGAGGCAGCGCACGCTGCGCATCCGCGAGTTCCAGCAGATCGCCGGGCGTGCCGGTCGCGCCGGCTACGACACGGCCGGGTACGTCGTCGTGCAGGCTCCCGAGCACGTCATCGAGAACGAGAAGGCCAAGGCCAAGGCGGCCGCCAAGAACGCCGCGATGAGCGAGGCGAAGCTGGCCAGGAAGAAGTCCAAGGCACAGCTCAAGAAGGCGCCCGAGGGGTCCGTGGTCTGGACCGAGGAGACCTTCGACCGGCTCGTCGGCGGCCAGCCCGAGGCGCTGGTCTCGCGGATGCGGGTGGACAACTCGATGCTGCTCAACGTGGTGGCTCGCGAGACCGACGCGTTCTCGGTGATGCGTGACCTGCTCCGCGACAACCACGAGGACCCCCGCAACCAGGTGCGCCTGGTCCGACGGGCGCTGCGACTGGCCCGCTCCCTCGTGCACTCCGGGGTGCTCACCCGTCTCGAGGAGCCCGACGAGCTCGGCCGCAGGTTCGTGCTCACCACGTCGCTGGCCGACGACTTCGCGCTCAACCAGCCGCTGGCCCACTTCGCCCTGGCCGCACTCGACGTGCTCGACCCCGAGGACCCCGAGCACCTGCTCAACCTGGTCTCCGTGGTCGAGGCGGTGCTCGAAGGACCGCGACAGATCCTGTTCGCCCAGCAGAAGGCGGCACGGGGTGAGGCGGTCGCGGAGATGAAGGCCGACGGCATCGAGTACGAGGAGCGCATGGCGCTGCTCGACGAGATCACCTGGCCGCAGCCGCTCGCCGAGCTGCTCGAGGCGACGTACGAGATCTACCGGCAGAGCCACCCGTGGCTGCCCGAGGACGGTTTGGCGCCCAAGGCCATCGTCCGCGAGATGTATGAGCAGGGGATGAGCTTCACCGACTTCGTCGGGCGCTACCAGCTGGCCCGCTCCGAGGGGCTGGTGCTGCGCTACCTCACCGACGCCTACCGCACGCTGCGGCACACGGTGCCCGAGACCCATCGGACCCCCGAGCTGGAGGAGCTCATCGAGTGGTTGGGGGAGACCATCCGCCAGACCGACTCGTCGCTGCTCGACGAGTGGGAGGCGTTGACCGACCCGGACCTCGTGGCCCGTGCGGCTGCCGGGGAACCCCCGCCCCCGCCGCGACCGCTGTCGATGCAGGAGCGACCGTTCCGGGTGATGATCCGCAACGCGATGTTCCGTCGTGTCGAGCTCTGCGCCCGCGACGACCTCGACGGACTGATGCGCATGGAACGGGCCACTGCCGACCTCTTCGACCCGGCTCGCGAGATCGGGATGACCCGCTCGGCGTGGGACGAGGCGCTGGAGGAGTACTTCGACGAGCACGACTCCATCGCCACCGACGGGGACGCGCGCGGACCCGACCTGCTGCGGATCACACCGGGCACCGACCCCGAGCTCGGTCGGGTATGGGAGGCGCGACAGACGATCCACGACCCCGAGGGCCACCACGACTGGGTGATCGAGGCCGTGGTCGACCTCGATGCCTCGGACGAGCTGGGGCAGGCGATCGTCACCTCACGGGCCATGCGCCGGCTCTGA
- a CDS encoding CTP synthase, with the protein MASSAPTKHVFVTGGVASSLGKGLTASSLGNLLKSRGLRVTMQKLDPYLNVDPGTMNPFQHGEVFVTDDGAETDLDVGHYERFLDTDLNQIANVTTGQVYSSVIAKERRGDYLGDTVQVIPHITNEIKDRVRAMGGDDVDVVITEIGGTVGDIESLPFLEAARQVRHDIGRDNCFFLHVSLVPYLGPSGELKTKPTQHSVAALRSIGIQPDAIVLRSDREVPQSIKNKISLMCDVDTEAVINCADAPSIYDIPKVIHSEGLDAYLVRRLNLPFRDVEWTVWDDLLRRVHHPAEEVTVALVGKYIDLPDAYLSVGEALRAGGFAHEAKVNILWIASDECATQAGAAKNLSDVDAICVPGGFGIRGLEGKLGALTYARTHGIPTLGLCLGLQSMVIEYARSVAGLEKAASTEFDPDTIEPVIATMEEQKSFVEGAGDLGGTMRLGLYPARLKEGSVVREAYGEAEINERHRHRYEVNNEYRDQLEAAGLVFSGTSPDNNLVEFVELPREVHPYYVSTQAHPEYKSRPTKAHPLFAGLIGAAIERQKELRFPIDEELRRREED; encoded by the coding sequence TTGGCCTCATCGGCGCCAACCAAGCACGTCTTCGTCACCGGAGGCGTCGCATCCTCGCTCGGCAAGGGGCTCACCGCCTCGAGCCTGGGCAATCTTCTGAAGTCCCGCGGGCTTCGGGTCACCATGCAGAAGCTGGACCCGTACCTCAACGTGGACCCCGGCACGATGAACCCGTTCCAGCACGGCGAGGTCTTCGTGACCGACGACGGCGCCGAGACCGACCTCGACGTCGGTCACTACGAGCGCTTCCTCGACACCGATCTCAACCAGATCGCCAACGTGACCACTGGCCAGGTGTACTCGTCGGTGATCGCCAAGGAGCGCCGCGGCGACTACCTCGGTGACACCGTGCAGGTGATCCCGCACATCACCAACGAGATCAAGGACCGTGTCCGCGCCATGGGGGGAGACGACGTCGACGTGGTGATCACCGAGATCGGCGGCACCGTGGGAGACATCGAGTCCCTGCCGTTCCTCGAGGCCGCTCGGCAGGTGCGTCACGACATCGGTCGCGACAACTGCTTCTTCCTGCACGTGTCCCTGGTGCCCTACCTCGGCCCGTCGGGTGAGCTGAAGACCAAGCCGACCCAGCACTCGGTCGCCGCCCTGCGCTCGATCGGCATCCAGCCCGACGCGATCGTGCTGCGCTCGGACCGCGAGGTTCCGCAGTCGATCAAGAACAAGATCTCCCTCATGTGTGACGTCGACACCGAGGCGGTCATCAACTGCGCCGACGCACCCTCCATCTACGACATCCCGAAGGTGATCCACTCCGAGGGCCTCGACGCCTACCTCGTGCGCCGGCTGAACCTGCCGTTCCGTGACGTGGAGTGGACCGTGTGGGACGACCTGCTCCGCCGCGTGCACCACCCAGCCGAGGAGGTCACCGTCGCCCTGGTCGGCAAGTACATCGACCTGCCCGACGCCTACCTCTCCGTCGGTGAAGCACTCCGTGCCGGTGGCTTCGCCCACGAGGCGAAGGTGAACATCCTCTGGATCGCATCCGACGAGTGCGCGACCCAGGCCGGCGCCGCCAAGAACCTCTCCGACGTGGACGCCATCTGTGTCCCCGGTGGGTTCGGCATCCGCGGTCTCGAGGGCAAGCTCGGCGCGTTGACCTACGCGCGCACCCACGGCATTCCGACACTGGGACTGTGCCTGGGGCTCCAGTCCATGGTGATCGAGTACGCGCGCTCCGTGGCCGGTCTCGAGAAGGCTGCTTCGACGGAGTTCGACCCCGACACCATCGAGCCGGTGATCGCCACGATGGAGGAGCAGAAGTCCTTCGTCGAGGGCGCCGGGGACCTCGGCGGCACGATGCGGCTGGGCCTCTACCCGGCACGCCTCAAGGAGGGCAGCGTCGTCCGCGAGGCCTATGGCGAGGCCGAGATCAACGAGCGCCACCGTCACCGCTACGAGGTGAACAACGAGTACCGCGACCAGCTCGAGGCAGCCGGCCTGGTCTTCTCCGGTACGTCGCCGGACAACAACCTGGTCGAGTTCGTCGAGCTGCCCCGCGAGGTGCACCCCTACTACGTCTCGACCCAGGCGCACCCGGAGTACAAGTCCCGACCGACGAAGGCGCACCCGCTCTTCGCCGGCCTGATCGGTGCAGCCATCGAGCGACAGAAGGAGCTGCGCTTCCCGATCGACGAGGAGTTGCGCCGGCGGGAGGAGGACTGA
- a CDS encoding copper transporter: MITFRYHVVSLVAVLVALAVGIALGGGPLSEIGRGDDATQSAEKDNARLSDDLEEAELVAGFQDQVTESLAASSSSAALKGQTVAMVTTPGVDPKLVSALVNQVKRSGGAMTGTFAMSQALLSSDGSSLVDNLGAQLVETTTDSGVDDAATTYARMGQLISRAISSSGPGGEPVDKGASNILSGLEAAELFSTSSGGTKRSNLVLVVLGDDLKGDGADKILGGLVTGLAQGSGGTVVAGDTDSATLAALRGHDEVTSVVSTVDSVQSGAGQLATVSALAAERSGEPGSYGAHGNDGAIPRG; encoded by the coding sequence TTGATCACGTTCCGCTACCACGTCGTCTCGCTCGTCGCGGTTCTCGTCGCGCTCGCCGTCGGAATCGCCCTCGGCGGCGGCCCCCTGTCGGAGATCGGCCGGGGTGACGACGCGACCCAGTCCGCCGAGAAGGACAACGCGCGACTCTCCGACGACCTGGAGGAGGCCGAGCTCGTGGCGGGCTTCCAGGACCAGGTGACCGAGTCGCTGGCCGCCTCCAGCAGCAGCGCCGCCCTGAAGGGCCAGACCGTCGCCATGGTGACCACCCCGGGCGTCGACCCCAAGCTGGTCTCGGCACTGGTCAACCAGGTCAAGCGCTCGGGTGGTGCCATGACCGGCACCTTTGCGATGTCGCAGGCCCTGCTCTCGAGCGACGGCAGCTCCTTGGTCGACAACCTCGGCGCACAGCTCGTCGAGACCACCACGGACTCCGGGGTCGACGACGCGGCCACGACGTACGCCCGGATGGGCCAGTTGATCAGCCGCGCCATCAGCAGCTCCGGACCCGGTGGCGAACCCGTCGACAAGGGTGCCAGCAACATCCTCTCCGGCCTCGAGGCGGCCGAGCTGTTCAGCACGTCATCAGGGGGCACCAAGCGCAGCAACCTGGTGCTGGTGGTGCTGGGAGACGACCTCAAGGGTGACGGCGCCGACAAGATCCTGGGCGGCCTGGTCACGGGCCTGGCCCAGGGTTCCGGCGGGACCGTGGTCGCCGGTGACACCGACTCCGCGACCCTCGCTGCCCTGCGGGGACACGACGAGGTCACCAGCGTGGTCTCCACGGTGGACTCCGTGCAGAGCGGTGCCGGCCAGCTCGCCACCGTCTCGGCCCTGGCCGCCGAGCGCAGCGGTGAGCCCGGCTCCTACGGCGCCCACGGAAATGACGGGGCGATTCCGCGCGGCTGA
- the scpB gene encoding SMC-Scp complex subunit ScpB: MSEQPHEHEADTEVEPEVGNRETGDVGTEGAHAEAVEGEAASEDEAFPLAELRPSLEAILMVADQPLDQVTLASAVGYPVGEVRAALDDLAREYGEQRRGFELRNVAGGWRYYTREEYASVVEGFVLDGQQARLTQAALETLSVVAYKQPISRARVSAIRGVNVDGVMRTLLTRGLVEEAGQDGETGANLYQTTSYFLERIGITAITDLPELAPFLPDMDDMEDDLAALAGGGDPAETAGAVAATPVGPAAEPTVDPAVDVLGEPDAPVEPDAAVEPDAAVEPEPEPAVEVELAELGMETDAVAEPDGAAGREPGAAPDVEPAPDVDGQADSAHGARVTPGE; encoded by the coding sequence ATGAGCGAGCAGCCCCACGAGCACGAGGCCGACACCGAGGTGGAGCCGGAGGTCGGGAATCGCGAGACAGGCGACGTCGGGACCGAGGGCGCTCACGCCGAAGCAGTCGAGGGCGAGGCCGCGTCCGAGGACGAGGCGTTTCCGCTGGCCGAGCTCCGGCCCTCCCTGGAGGCGATCCTCATGGTTGCCGACCAACCGCTCGACCAGGTCACCCTCGCCAGCGCGGTCGGGTACCCGGTGGGCGAGGTGCGGGCGGCGCTCGACGACCTGGCTCGGGAGTACGGCGAGCAGCGCCGCGGCTTCGAGCTGCGCAACGTCGCAGGCGGGTGGCGGTACTACACCCGGGAGGAGTACGCCTCGGTGGTCGAGGGCTTCGTGCTCGACGGCCAGCAGGCTCGCCTGACCCAGGCTGCTCTCGAGACGCTGTCGGTGGTGGCCTACAAGCAGCCGATCTCGCGGGCCCGGGTCTCCGCGATCCGTGGCGTGAACGTCGACGGCGTGATGCGGACCCTGCTCACCCGCGGACTGGTCGAGGAGGCCGGCCAGGACGGCGAGACCGGTGCGAACCTCTACCAGACGACCTCGTACTTCCTCGAGCGCATCGGCATCACCGCGATCACCGACCTGCCCGAGCTGGCGCCCTTCCTGCCCGACATGGACGACATGGAGGATGACCTGGCTGCGCTGGCCGGTGGCGGCGACCCGGCTGAGACGGCCGGAGCGGTTGCTGCCACTCCGGTCGGGCCGGCGGCGGAGCCAACCGTCGACCCAGCAGTCGATGTCCTCGGGGAACCGGACGCTCCTGTCGAACCCGATGCTGCGGTGGAACCCGATGCTGCGGTCGAACCCGAACCCGAGCCCGCGGTGGAGGTCGAGCTGGCCGAGCTGGGCATGGAGACCGACGCCGTCGCGGAGCCGGACGGCGCTGCCGGACGAGAGCCCGGGGCTGCCCCGGACGTCGAGCCCGCCCCGGACGTCGACGGGCAGGCTGACAGTGCGCACGGTGCCCGGGTGACGCCCGGTGAGTGA
- the xerD gene encoding site-specific tyrosine recombinase XerD, which produces MNGIGRAVRTYLDHLSVERGLADNTLKSYRRDLRRYQEHLAKAGLEELDEVTEATVSGFLVSLREGDLDHQPLGSTSAARTVVAVRGFHKFAVRDGLATADPAAAVKPPTPAKRLPKALPLSDVEAILEAAGSAGTALASRDKALLEVLYGTGARISEAVGLDVDDLDLVDGVIRLRGKGSKERIVPVGSFARDAVRTYVERGRRDLVGNGQGGPALFLNARGGRLSRQSAWAVLVRTAERAGVTRDVSPHTLRHSFATHLLDGGADVRVVQELLGHASVTTTQVYTLVTVDNLREVFATAHPRARS; this is translated from the coding sequence TTGAACGGCATCGGCCGCGCGGTCCGCACCTACCTCGACCATCTCTCCGTCGAGCGTGGGCTGGCGGACAACACCCTCAAGTCCTATCGCCGCGACCTGCGCCGCTACCAGGAACACCTGGCCAAGGCCGGGCTCGAGGAGCTCGACGAGGTCACCGAGGCAACCGTCTCCGGCTTCCTGGTCAGCCTGCGCGAGGGCGACCTCGACCACCAGCCCCTCGGTTCCACCTCCGCCGCACGCACCGTGGTCGCGGTGCGCGGCTTCCACAAGTTCGCGGTCCGTGACGGACTCGCCACCGCGGACCCCGCGGCTGCGGTCAAGCCGCCCACCCCCGCCAAGCGGCTGCCCAAGGCGTTGCCGCTCTCCGACGTCGAGGCGATCCTGGAGGCCGCCGGGTCCGCGGGCACGGCGCTGGCCAGCCGCGACAAGGCCCTGCTCGAGGTGCTCTACGGCACCGGCGCCCGCATCTCGGAGGCCGTGGGCCTCGACGTCGACGACCTGGACCTCGTGGACGGCGTGATCCGGCTGCGCGGCAAGGGCAGCAAGGAGCGCATCGTCCCCGTGGGATCGTTCGCCAGGGACGCTGTCAGGACGTACGTCGAACGCGGGCGTCGCGACCTCGTCGGCAATGGCCAGGGTGGCCCGGCGTTGTTCCTCAACGCGCGTGGTGGCCGGCTGTCCCGGCAGAGTGCCTGGGCGGTGCTGGTGCGGACGGCGGAGCGTGCCGGAGTGACCCGAGACGTCTCGCCGCACACCCTGCGCCACTCGTTCGCCACGCACCTGCTCGACGGCGGTGCCGACGTGCGCGTGGTCCAGGAGCTGCTCGGCCACGCCTCGGTGACCACCACACAGGTCTACACGCTGGTCACCGTCGACAACCTGCGCGAGGTCTTTGCCACCGCCCACCCGAGGGCCCGCAGCTGA
- the steA gene encoding putative cytokinetic ring protein SteA — MKLPTRHPREAAPPGVVGTARVDRRTRTLISRLEPGDIVVLDHLDMDRSTAQRLVDAEVAAVVNASPFVSGRFPNQGPAVLIDAGITLLDGVGPDAFSAVKDGRTLRVHRGEVFSGDDTVATGAVLDRERLEDELAAARGGLGTQLESFTRNSTEYLRHEEDLLLHGAGAPRLGTRIAARPVVVVVPGPDHEAELKGIRRYLREQKPVLVGVDSGADVLLAAGFKPDVVVLSSTTSAEADETRVSARALRGAKDVVVLVDRGDGRSPTDSLERLGVRPLRFETGATAEDAGLMLASLGDASLIVAVGAHANLADFLDRQRGHLASTFLTRLRVGSTLVDARALPALYAGRVRTWHIWLVLLVGLLAVAAAIAVTPVGQQWIDDLRPHINDLFHRVGGFFS, encoded by the coding sequence ATGAAGCTGCCCACTCGTCACCCCCGTGAAGCCGCCCCGCCCGGAGTCGTCGGCACCGCGCGCGTCGATCGCCGGACCCGCACCTTGATCTCCCGGCTCGAACCCGGCGACATCGTCGTGCTCGACCACCTCGACATGGACCGATCGACGGCCCAGCGACTGGTCGACGCCGAAGTCGCAGCCGTGGTGAACGCCTCGCCGTTCGTCTCGGGCCGTTTCCCCAACCAGGGTCCGGCGGTGCTCATCGACGCCGGCATCACGCTGCTCGACGGGGTCGGTCCCGATGCCTTCTCCGCGGTCAAGGACGGCCGCACGCTGAGGGTGCACCGGGGTGAGGTCTTCTCCGGTGACGACACGGTGGCCACCGGCGCGGTGCTCGACCGGGAGCGGCTCGAGGACGAGCTGGCTGCCGCCCGTGGTGGGCTCGGCACCCAGCTCGAGAGCTTCACCCGCAACAGCACCGAGTACCTCCGTCACGAGGAGGACCTGCTGCTGCACGGCGCCGGGGCCCCCCGTCTCGGCACCCGCATCGCGGCCCGACCCGTCGTGGTCGTCGTGCCCGGGCCCGACCACGAGGCCGAGCTCAAGGGGATCCGGCGCTACCTGCGTGAGCAGAAGCCGGTCCTGGTCGGCGTCGACTCGGGCGCCGACGTCCTCCTGGCCGCGGGGTTCAAGCCCGATGTCGTCGTGCTCAGCTCGACCACCAGCGCCGAGGCCGACGAGACCCGGGTGTCGGCCAGGGCGCTCCGGGGAGCCAAGGACGTCGTGGTGCTCGTCGACCGAGGTGACGGCAGGTCGCCGACCGACTCCCTCGAGCGCCTGGGTGTCCGCCCGCTGCGGTTCGAGACCGGGGCCACCGCCGAGGACGCGGGCCTGATGCTGGCCAGCCTGGGCGACGCGAGCCTGATCGTCGCGGTCGGGGCACACGCCAACCTTGCTGACTTCCTCGACCGGCAGCGCGGCCACCTCGCCTCGACCTTCCTGACCCGGCTCCGCGTCGGGTCGACCCTCGTCGACGCGCGTGCCCTGCCTGCCCTCTACGCCGGCCGGGTGCGCACTTGGCACATCTGGCTGGTGCTGCTCGTGGGCCTGCTCGCCGTGGCCGCCGCGATCGCGGTGACCCCCGTCGGCCAGCAGTGGATCGACGACCTTCGCCCCCACATCAACGACCTGTTCCACCGCGTTGGAGGATTCTTCTCTTGA
- a CDS encoding segregation/condensation protein A, which translates to MSSPPVEATPEFAVHLANFEGPFDLLLNLIAKHKLDITEVALSAVTDEFIAYVKAGGPIWDLEQTTSFLLVASTLLDLKAARLLPQGDVEDEEDLALLEARDLLFARLMQYKAFKQVAGVLEERLTGESRRFPRAVGMEERFATLLPEVLIGIGLEQFAQLAARALEPKPVLEVNLQHIHAAQVSVKEQAALVVERLRRSGTMTFRALCGDSPDTLTTVARFLSLLELFREGAVAFDQMTPLGELTVRWTGGDDDEIEINDEFDGAPPEAAPAPESSEDDA; encoded by the coding sequence CTGTCCTCGCCGCCCGTCGAGGCGACTCCTGAGTTCGCGGTCCACCTCGCCAACTTCGAGGGCCCCTTCGACCTGCTGCTCAACCTGATCGCCAAGCACAAGCTGGACATCACCGAGGTGGCGCTCTCTGCGGTCACGGACGAGTTCATCGCCTACGTGAAGGCCGGTGGTCCGATCTGGGACCTCGAGCAGACCACGTCGTTCCTCCTGGTGGCCTCGACGCTGCTCGACCTGAAGGCCGCTCGCCTGCTGCCCCAGGGCGACGTCGAGGACGAGGAGGACCTGGCCCTGCTCGAGGCTCGCGACCTGCTCTTCGCCCGACTCATGCAGTACAAGGCGTTCAAGCAGGTCGCAGGCGTGCTCGAGGAGCGCCTGACCGGGGAGTCCCGTCGGTTCCCGCGCGCGGTCGGCATGGAGGAGCGCTTCGCGACCCTGCTGCCGGAGGTGCTGATCGGCATCGGGCTCGAGCAGTTCGCCCAGCTCGCGGCCCGTGCCCTCGAGCCCAAGCCGGTGCTCGAGGTCAACCTGCAGCACATCCACGCGGCCCAGGTGTCGGTCAAGGAGCAGGCTGCGCTCGTGGTGGAGCGGCTGCGCCGGTCCGGCACGATGACGTTCCGGGCGCTGTGCGGTGACTCGCCCGACACCCTGACCACGGTGGCCCGGTTCCTGTCGCTGCTGGAGCTCTTCCGCGAGGGTGCGGTCGCCTTCGACCAGATGACCCCGCTGGGTGAGCTGACCGTGCGCTGGACCGGTGGCGACGACGACGAGATCGAGATCAACGACGAGTTCGACGGAGCGCCGCCCGAGGCCGCGCCGGCGCCCGAGAGCAGCGAGGACGACGCATGA
- a CDS encoding AAA family ATPase encodes MSDPIPFPTSQPTSQPASEPTAEASEASDHLVDVQPQAELGPTGRPMPTLPEPRPVVTHGNARVISMCNQKGGVGKTTTTINLGASLAEYGRKVLLVDFDPQGSLSVGLGLNPHEMDLSIYNLLMERDVNYEDVVVPTGVPGMDLLPSNIDLSAAEVQLVHEVAREQTLQRILAPALDHYDVILIDCQPSLGLLTVNALTASDGVIVPLECEYFALRGVALLKTTIDKVQERLNPKLEIDGVLGTMFDGRTLHSREVMERLVHAWGDKVFHTVIRRTIKFSDSTVAGEPITTYASSSAGADSYRQLAKEVLARVETGEPARS; translated from the coding sequence GTGAGCGACCCGATTCCCTTCCCCACCTCGCAACCCACCTCGCAACCCGCCTCGGAACCCACGGCCGAGGCCTCGGAGGCGTCCGACCACCTGGTCGACGTGCAGCCGCAGGCGGAGCTCGGCCCGACCGGTCGGCCGATGCCGACCCTGCCCGAGCCGCGTCCCGTGGTCACCCACGGCAACGCCCGGGTGATCTCGATGTGCAACCAGAAGGGTGGTGTGGGCAAGACCACCACGACCATCAACCTCGGCGCGTCGCTGGCCGAGTACGGCCGCAAGGTGCTGCTGGTCGACTTCGACCCGCAGGGCTCCCTCTCGGTGGGCCTGGGCCTCAACCCGCACGAGATGGACCTGAGCATCTACAACCTGCTCATGGAGCGCGACGTCAACTACGAGGACGTCGTCGTGCCCACCGGTGTGCCCGGCATGGACCTGCTGCCCTCCAACATCGACCTCTCCGCGGCCGAGGTCCAGCTGGTGCACGAGGTCGCCCGCGAGCAGACCCTGCAGCGGATCCTCGCGCCCGCGCTCGACCACTACGACGTCATCCTGATCGACTGCCAGCCCTCCCTGGGCCTGCTCACGGTCAACGCGTTGACCGCTTCCGACGGCGTGATCGTGCCCTTGGAGTGCGAGTACTTCGCGCTGCGTGGGGTCGCCCTGCTGAAGACGACCATCGACAAGGTCCAGGAGCGGTTGAACCCCAAGCTCGAGATCGACGGCGTCCTCGGGACCATGTTCGACGGCCGCACCCTGCACAGCCGCGAGGTCATGGAGCGACTCGTGCACGCCTGGGGTGACAAGGTGTTCCACACGGTCATTCGCCGCACCATCAAGTTCTCCGACTCCACCGTTGCCGGTGAGCCGATCACGACGTACGCCTCCTCGTCGGCTGGTGCCGACTCCTACCGCCAGTTGGCCAAGGAGGTGCTGGCGCGTGTCGAGACGGGTGAGCCTGCCCGCAGCTGA
- a CDS encoding NUDIX hydrolase, with protein MALTADTPESWPVRSSTDLHRDDWVVAFRSDQVAHPDDPEGPTFRRLVLEHPGAAFVLAIDDQDRVLCLRQYRHPAQRRFLELPAGICDHPGEDPLEVAVRELREEVEFEAAEWTHLISVWGSPGISAEQHHYYLARGLSACDRGDFELEAEEADMETLWVPLDELRKAVLDGRVTDGPVALAIFTHDARRSS; from the coding sequence ATGGCGCTGACAGCAGACACCCCGGAGTCCTGGCCGGTCAGGTCGTCGACCGACCTGCACCGCGACGACTGGGTGGTGGCGTTCCGCTCCGACCAGGTGGCGCACCCGGACGATCCCGAGGGACCGACCTTCCGCAGGCTGGTCCTCGAGCATCCCGGTGCCGCGTTCGTGCTGGCCATCGACGACCAGGACCGGGTGCTGTGCCTGCGGCAGTACCGCCACCCGGCGCAGCGAAGGTTCCTCGAGCTGCCGGCCGGCATCTGCGACCACCCGGGGGAGGACCCGCTCGAGGTGGCCGTCCGCGAGCTGCGCGAGGAGGTCGAGTTCGAGGCGGCCGAGTGGACCCACCTGATCTCGGTGTGGGGATCACCGGGGATCTCGGCCGAGCAGCACCACTACTACCTGGCCCGCGGCCTCTCCGCGTGCGACCGCGGCGACTTCGAGCTCGAGGCGGAGGAGGCCGACATGGAGACCCTCTGGGTGCCCCTGGACGAGCTGCGTAAGGCGGTCCTGGACGGCCGGGTCACCGACGGCCCGGTCGCCCTCGCGATCTTCACCCACGACGCGAGGCGATCGAGCTGA